The following coding sequences lie in one Apium graveolens cultivar Ventura chromosome 3, ASM990537v1, whole genome shotgun sequence genomic window:
- the LOC141712241 gene encoding uncharacterized protein LOC141712241: MAEEETIDSQIQVAMASRIPHFRQQADSLTFEGVRRLLEKDLGLNKYALDVHKRFVKQLLSKFLDGDDDDITKDSEKVDENVSTAGDVAASSENNLADRDVKESNTKEEGKMEESPVMGLLTESESPENTVVETEDTPKNETPSEVTVKEAMRKRAAYFKANSENVTMAGVRRLLEKDLKLTEFTLDPFKKLIREEIDKVFASKASSLSTDKKKKSAQRKTSKKVSSGGSSNSSENGSDDVEEIKPRKKAVRKDKVQTSKMPIKRKRPEKETKLSSKKQNKLAKMTSEEVSGDDGGNDSEDGQSHSSEEKPVKKKVVSTPAAYGKDVERLKSVIKACGMSVPPIVYKKAKQVPDNKREDFIVKELEKILEKEGLSTKPDEKEIKEVKKRKERAKELEGIDMSNIVQSSRRRSTMSFIPPPKPKISVDSDADDTENSDGTDDENSDEDNSDGDVDDNDVEEHDDSHNDEPHEDNEDSD; this comes from the exons ATGGCCGAGGAAGAAACAATCGACTCACAAATACAAGTAGCCATGGCGTCTCGTATTCCTCACTTTCGTCAACAAGCAGA TTCTTTGACCTTTGAGGGCGTTAGGAGATTATTGGAGAAGGACCTCGGCTTAAATAAGTATGCATTGGATGTGCACAAGAGATTTGTTAAGCAACTATTGTCAAAG TTTTTGGATGGTGATGATGATGATATCACAAAGGATTCTGAGAAAGTGGACGAAAATGTCTCTACAGCTGGAGATGTGGCAGCTTCATCTGAAAATAATCTAGCAGATAGAGATGTTAAGGAATCAAACACAAAAGAAGAGGGGAAAATGGAAGAGTCTCCAGTAATGGGTCTTTTGACAGAAAGCGAATCACCTGAAAATACAGTGGTGGAAACCGAAGATACACCGAAGAATGAAACTCCAAGTGAAGTTACAGTTAAAGAAGCCATGAGAAAAAGAGCTGCATATTTTAAAGCGAATTCAGA GAATGTTACCATGGCTGGTGTTCGTAGACTTTTGGAGAAAGATCTTAAACTTACTGAATTTACTTTGGATCCTTTTAAGAAACTTATACGCGAGGAAATTGACAAG GTATTTGCATCAAAAGCTTCTAGCCTGTCAACTGACAAGAAGAAGAAAAGTGCTCAACGTAAAACATCAAAAAAAGTCAGTAGTGGAGGAAGCTCAAATTCTTCAGAAAATGGGAGTGATGATGTTGAAGAAATAAAACCAAGGAAAAAAGCTGTTCGAAAAGATAAAGTCCAGACGTCGAAAATGCCAATTAAAAGAAAAAGACCTGAGAAGGAGACAAAGCTGTCGAGCAAAAAGCAAAATAAGCTTGCAAAGATGACATCTGAGGAAGTTTCAGGAGATGATGGTGGAAATGATTCCGAAGATGGTCAATCACATTCCTCGGAAGAAAAACCTGTGAAG AAAAAAGTAGTTTCAACTCCTGCTGCATATGGAAAAGACGTGGAACGTCTAAAATCAGTAATCAAAGCCTGTGGGATGAG TGTCCCTCCCATTGTTTACAAAAAAGCTAAACAAGTACCAGACAACAAACGCGAGGACTTCATAGTAAAAGAGCTAGAGAAGATACTAGAAAAAGAAGGATTATCTACAAAGCCTGATGAGAAAG AAATCAAAGAAGTCAAAAAGAGAAAGGAAAGAGCAAAAGAACTTGAAGGAATTGATATGAGCAACATTGTTCAAAGTTCTCGTAGACGGTCCACAATGAGTTTTATCCCACCTCCTAAACCTAAAATATCCGTTGATAGTGATGCGGACGATACAGAGAATTCTGATGGCACTGATGATGAGAACAGTGACGAAGATAACAGTGATGGAGATGTAGATGACAATGACGTGGAAGAGCATGATGACAGTCACAATGATGAGCCTCATGAAG ACAATGAAGACAGTGATTAG